One genomic region from Vibrio sp. STUT-A11 encodes:
- the soxR gene encoding redox-sensitive transcriptional activator SoxR, protein MTDSNSFAPDRLLSVGEVSKRSGISVPAVHFYESKNLISSTRNASNHRQYPAVTLRYIAIIRVAQRVGMSLEEVGETLNSLQNKDKLTASQWKNISEKWREGLNERIKRLERLRDEMDSCIGCGCLSLKDCPLRNPEDVLSEKGSGAHILERP, encoded by the coding sequence ATGACTGATTCAAACAGCTTTGCGCCGGACAGGTTATTAAGTGTTGGTGAAGTATCAAAGAGAAGTGGTATCTCGGTTCCAGCAGTACATTTTTATGAATCGAAAAATCTGATCTCCTCAACACGTAACGCCAGTAACCACCGTCAATACCCAGCAGTTACTTTGCGGTACATTGCTATTATTCGTGTTGCGCAGCGAGTAGGAATGTCACTGGAAGAAGTGGGTGAAACGCTTAACAGCCTTCAGAACAAAGACAAGTTAACCGCATCGCAATGGAAAAACATTTCCGAGAAATGGCGCGAAGGGTTAAACGAACGCATCAAAAGATTAGAGCGATTACGCGATGAAATGGATAGTTGTATCGGTTGTGGATGCCTTTCACTTAAAGATTGCCCACTGAGAAACCCCGAAGATGTGTTGTCTGAAAAAGGCTCTGGAGCACACATACTCGAACGCCCTTGA
- a CDS encoding efflux RND transporter periplasmic adaptor subunit, with protein MNSSPPQTTAKQGTNWKVFIVVLVVIALISTGLWYWKAVKNSNAGGWAGGGPIDVVATTIKVSSAPVTIQALGEVRAVQQVTLASQVAGRVSKIHFESGQQVEAGTLLVQLDNAPERADLAAAIATTKFATAQLKRAKELVKTQAMSTETLQQRQAEFDKAAAQVEQIKARMSQLRIIAPFSGEIGLRQIDLGEYINPGDKAATLTALDSVYVNFDVPQQELARISVGQSVSIFSEIASDTRIDANITAIERQVNRNTRNVTIQAKVQNTQQLLYPGMYVTVNVNLPDEPDALILPNTAVMTSSNGNTVAIVRDISAEGVGSGDIVPVQVSRRIGEKVIIDKGLQPGDVVVTEGQLRVRPGAQLRVIERATTLEQAAM; from the coding sequence GTGAATAGTTCTCCTCCCCAAACAACAGCTAAGCAGGGCACTAATTGGAAGGTTTTTATTGTCGTGCTCGTCGTTATCGCTCTAATTAGTACAGGTTTATGGTACTGGAAAGCAGTTAAGAACAGTAATGCAGGCGGCTGGGCTGGCGGTGGACCGATTGATGTCGTCGCAACAACGATAAAAGTAAGTTCTGCTCCTGTAACCATTCAGGCGCTAGGTGAAGTTAGGGCGGTGCAACAGGTCACTCTGGCTTCACAAGTGGCTGGTCGTGTGTCAAAAATTCATTTTGAATCAGGTCAGCAAGTGGAGGCGGGCACTTTGCTTGTGCAGTTAGACAATGCACCGGAGCGAGCCGATCTCGCCGCAGCGATCGCCACGACAAAATTTGCTACGGCACAACTTAAACGGGCCAAGGAGCTGGTTAAAACGCAAGCGATGTCAACTGAGACACTCCAGCAAAGGCAAGCGGAGTTTGATAAGGCTGCTGCGCAAGTAGAGCAAATTAAAGCGCGAATGAGCCAGTTACGTATTATCGCGCCATTTAGTGGGGAAATTGGTTTACGTCAGATTGATCTCGGTGAATACATCAACCCGGGAGATAAAGCGGCCACACTTACTGCGCTTGATTCTGTGTATGTGAATTTTGATGTCCCTCAACAGGAACTGGCGAGAATCAGTGTCGGACAGTCGGTATCTATATTTAGTGAAATTGCAAGTGACACAAGGATTGACGCGAATATAACGGCCATCGAGCGACAAGTTAATCGAAATACACGCAACGTTACGATTCAAGCAAAAGTACAAAACACACAGCAATTGTTGTATCCGGGTATGTATGTGACGGTAAATGTGAACTTACCTGATGAGCCTGACGCTCTAATTCTTCCCAACACTGCGGTAATGACCTCATCAAACGGCAATACCGTTGCTATCGTACGCGATATATCGGCAGAGGGGGTAGGTTCAGGCGACATCGTCCCTGTTCAAGTTAGTCGTCGGATAGGTGAAAAAGTGATCATAGATAAAGGCTTGCAGCCTGGTGACGTGGTGGTTACTGAAGGACAACTCCGCGTTCGCCCCGGCGCTCAGCTTCGTGTGATCGAACGAGCTACTACGCTCGAACAAGCCGCGATGTGA
- a CDS encoding LysR family transcriptional regulator produces the protein MQKSDSLGGITAFVTTAKTGSFTAAGERLGLTKSAVGKSVARLEERLGITLFNRTTRSLSLTADGERYLASCQNALQILEQAEQELTSHIMRPAGRLRVDLPAAFGRKRLLPILLDMANKYPELKLTLSFDERYVDIIEQGIDLVVRIGELEDSSTLVARRLTTQKLVVCASPHYLNFHGTPQTPGDLASHRTVVGFRRNQPFSWLLKNNQGVLSRFTPAVTHEFADGDAMLSAVLNGAGLSQLPRWLVGQYIDSGELVTVLDDYGGGEIPIHVVWPKSGQLLPKIRYVVDELVQKAQQGWLD, from the coding sequence GTGCAAAAATCAGATAGTCTTGGAGGAATAACGGCTTTTGTAACAACGGCGAAAACGGGTAGTTTTACAGCCGCTGGCGAACGTTTGGGGTTAACAAAATCTGCGGTTGGTAAATCCGTTGCTCGATTAGAAGAGCGGCTTGGAATTACTTTGTTTAACAGAACGACCCGTAGCTTGAGCTTAACGGCGGATGGTGAACGCTATCTGGCCAGTTGTCAGAATGCACTACAAATTCTTGAACAAGCAGAGCAGGAACTTACATCACATATTATGCGTCCTGCTGGGCGATTAAGAGTTGATCTGCCAGCCGCTTTTGGTCGTAAGCGCCTGCTACCCATTTTGCTCGACATGGCTAATAAGTACCCGGAACTCAAGCTCACGCTTTCTTTTGATGAACGTTATGTGGATATTATCGAACAAGGAATCGACCTGGTAGTGCGTATTGGTGAGCTGGAAGACAGCAGCACACTGGTTGCTCGTCGTCTGACGACACAAAAACTGGTGGTGTGCGCATCTCCCCATTACTTAAACTTTCATGGCACACCTCAAACTCCGGGTGATTTGGCTAGCCATAGAACCGTTGTTGGCTTTCGTCGCAATCAACCATTCTCCTGGTTGTTGAAAAATAACCAAGGAGTGTTAAGTCGTTTTACTCCTGCAGTAACTCATGAATTTGCAGACGGTGATGCTATGTTAAGTGCGGTGTTAAATGGTGCCGGATTATCACAACTACCACGCTGGTTAGTCGGACAATATATTGATAGCGGTGAATTGGTCACTGTGTTGGATGATTATGGTGGCGGTGAAATTCCAATTCACGTTGTTTGGCCGAAAAGCGGTCAGTTATTACCGAAGATCCGTTATGTTGTTGACGAGTTGGTACAAAAAGCACAACAAGGCTGGTTGGATTAA
- a CDS encoding IS4 family transposase, protein MQLTTALSLANRYAPNTEQLGKLSDILSPDFINQCLETTGVATIRKRRIPLDMAVWSVIAMSLYRQEPLWSIVSKAQLMLPGKKSLVAPSAIVQARQRLGDEAVKQVFHQSQRLWNQEAQHPTWSGLKLLAVDGVLWRTPDSDENRQAFKAPSNQNGDASFPQVRMVCQMEVTSHMLIASAFDSYKTNEMKLAENLIETTPDNSLTMFDRGFFSLGLLNRWACTGRERHWMIPMRKGTQYTVISKLGRNDKLVELKSNPQARKKFPDLPEAIQVRLITRTIKGKEVNIFTSMTDAMRYPSSEITDLYSHRWEIEVGYREMKSALLKNEFTLRSKKPEMVRQELWGLLLAYNILRYQMVNMASSIPGLYPNQLSFTTCAHAIIHLIHGFWLESAGTIPKRITHLIEETSHHVLPIKREDRIYPRAVKAKVRKYPNKKNASQLN, encoded by the coding sequence TTGCAATTAACTACAGCCTTATCACTTGCTAATCGCTATGCACCAAACACTGAACAGCTGGGAAAGCTAAGTGATATTCTCTCCCCCGATTTTATTAACCAATGCCTTGAAACTACTGGTGTAGCAACTATTCGTAAGCGTCGAATCCCCCTTGATATGGCTGTCTGGTCTGTGATTGCCATGTCTTTGTATCGACAAGAGCCTTTATGGAGCATTGTGTCAAAAGCCCAACTGATGCTACCAGGTAAGAAATCGTTGGTAGCCCCAAGCGCTATTGTTCAAGCTAGACAACGACTAGGAGATGAAGCGGTAAAGCAAGTTTTTCATCAGAGTCAAAGGCTTTGGAATCAAGAGGCACAACACCCCACATGGTCAGGGTTGAAGTTGCTTGCCGTCGATGGTGTGCTTTGGAGAACGCCGGATAGTGATGAAAATCGACAGGCCTTCAAAGCCCCTTCAAATCAGAATGGCGACGCGAGCTTTCCTCAAGTTCGCATGGTATGTCAGATGGAAGTGACCAGTCATATGCTTATTGCTAGTGCTTTCGATAGCTATAAAACGAATGAAATGAAGCTGGCAGAAAACCTAATCGAAACCACTCCAGACAATAGTTTAACGATGTTCGATAGAGGCTTTTTCTCGCTTGGTCTGTTGAATCGCTGGGCTTGCACTGGTCGCGAGCGTCACTGGATGATCCCCATGAGAAAAGGGACTCAATACACGGTAATAAGTAAACTTGGAAGAAACGACAAGCTTGTTGAGTTGAAATCTAACCCTCAAGCCAGGAAAAAGTTCCCAGACCTACCAGAAGCCATACAAGTACGACTGATAACTCGAACAATCAAAGGGAAAGAGGTCAATATCTTCACATCCATGACAGACGCAATGCGTTACCCAAGTTCAGAAATAACGGACTTGTATAGCCATCGTTGGGAGATAGAGGTAGGTTACAGAGAAATGAAATCAGCGCTTCTTAAAAATGAATTTACACTAAGAAGTAAAAAGCCAGAGATGGTTCGCCAAGAGTTATGGGGACTGCTTTTAGCCTACAATATACTGAGGTATCAGATGGTTAACATGGCCTCCAGCATACCTGGTTTATATCCAAACCAACTGAGTTTCACGACTTGTGCTCACGCCATTATTCATCTAATCCATGGCTTCTGGCTAGAATCAGCAGGAACGATACCAAAGAGGATCACTCACTTGATAGAAGAGACCTCTCACCATGTATTGCCTATCAAACGAGAAGATCGGATATACCCGAGGGCCGTCAAAGCAAAAGTCAGAAAATACCCTAATAAAAAGAATGCCAGTCAGCTTAACTGA
- a CDS encoding S8 family serine peptidase: MSSRFKRSKVAVHCLALLGASLSLCVQAETELAVAQDGAKGVEFTLITGDKVSAVVSNTGELGGIRMLNKDGVEIVTSVFKRGKDTYLVPAKAQPFVDSRVIDLELFNINKLYKSGYDDASTDHLPVIIEYPDGSLAGAATPTVIEGTSLTGEIELIDSASFGIAKDKAEAVWENLTQDGRIEGVWLDAVIYGHKQSVGTTLTPTVPLTGAWGNAANAFNGEGVTVAVLDTGYDVEHNDLQGQVISSKDFSYSSNGVDDLNGHGTHTASTIAGTGYESNGYWAGMAPGADLLIGKVLSNSGGGSTSGIINGMIWAVESGADIVNMSLGGSATACEGPMVNIVEAYRDKALFVISAGNSYTRETVGSPGCAPSALTVAALDRDNQTAMFSSRGPSPDGHSAKPDIGSQGVDVMAAASGGVGSNAYRSLSGTSMSAPHVAGGAAIVLQARPELSPVQLKRVLTSSVFDNDSHVLEQGAGPMDVNRAITQPVIAAPNVELGRFVDVSSASSVDAYVTLTNISNSDVSYKLSMDLIGEDGKTKLPATVAGLGIKSVTVPANGSVDVPVWIEPQVALRTG, translated from the coding sequence ATGAGTAGTCGCTTTAAGCGCAGCAAAGTTGCTGTGCATTGTTTGGCGTTATTAGGGGCAAGCCTGTCACTTTGTGTTCAAGCCGAAACGGAATTGGCTGTGGCGCAAGATGGGGCTAAAGGGGTTGAATTTACCCTTATTACTGGTGACAAAGTCAGTGCTGTTGTAAGCAATACCGGTGAACTCGGTGGTATTCGCATGCTGAATAAAGACGGTGTGGAAATTGTTACTTCTGTGTTCAAACGTGGTAAAGATACTTACTTGGTGCCAGCAAAGGCACAACCTTTCGTTGATTCACGTGTCATTGACTTAGAATTGTTTAATATCAATAAGTTATACAAATCTGGTTATGATGATGCAAGCACAGACCATCTTCCGGTAATTATTGAATACCCCGACGGTTCGCTTGCAGGCGCTGCAACACCGACGGTTATTGAGGGGACGTCATTAACTGGTGAAATCGAATTAATCGACAGCGCATCATTTGGTATCGCAAAAGATAAAGCCGAAGCGGTATGGGAAAACCTGACACAAGACGGACGTATCGAAGGCGTTTGGCTAGATGCGGTGATCTACGGTCACAAACAATCTGTTGGCACGACATTGACACCGACAGTGCCTTTAACGGGCGCATGGGGTAACGCGGCCAATGCATTTAATGGTGAAGGTGTCACAGTAGCGGTATTGGATACTGGTTACGATGTCGAGCACAATGATCTACAGGGTCAAGTCATTAGCTCAAAAGACTTTTCATATTCTTCAAATGGCGTTGATGATTTAAATGGTCACGGCACGCATACTGCTTCTACCATTGCTGGTACAGGATATGAGTCGAATGGCTACTGGGCAGGTATGGCGCCGGGTGCTGATCTACTGATCGGTAAAGTGCTGAGTAACAGCGGTGGTGGTAGTACCTCCGGTATTATCAACGGCATGATCTGGGCCGTTGAAAGTGGTGCTGACATTGTCAATATGTCACTGGGTGGCTCAGCAACGGCTTGTGAAGGGCCAATGGTTAATATCGTTGAAGCATATAGAGACAAAGCTCTGTTTGTTATCTCAGCCGGTAACAGCTATACCCGTGAAACGGTTGGTTCACCGGGTTGTGCGCCAAGTGCTTTGACTGTAGCAGCACTGGATCGTGATAACCAAACGGCAATGTTCTCTTCACGCGGTCCGTCACCTGATGGTCATTCTGCCAAACCAGATATCGGCTCACAAGGTGTTGATGTCATGGCTGCAGCATCGGGTGGTGTTGGTAGTAATGCTTATCGCTCTTTGTCTGGTACATCAATGTCAGCTCCTCACGTTGCAGGTGGTGCTGCGATTGTATTGCAGGCTCGTCCTGAACTGTCTCCGGTACAACTGAAACGCGTTCTGACTTCTTCAGTATTTGACAATGACAGCCATGTACTAGAGCAAGGTGCAGGCCCGATGGATGTGAACCGCGCAATTACTCAACCTGTAATTGCCGCGCCAAACGTTGAGCTTGGTCGATTTGTTGATGTGTCATCAGCGAGCAGTGTAGACGCGTATGTGACGCTGACCAACATCAGCAACAGTGACGTAAGTTATAAATTGAGTATGGATCTGATTGGTGAAGATGGTAAAACAAAATTACCAGCGACGGTGGCTGGTTTAGGTATTAAATCAGTGACGGTACCTGCGAATGGTTCAGTGGATGTCCCTGTATGGATTGAACCACAAGTGGCACTACGCACTGGATGA
- a CDS encoding prephenate dehydratase domain-containing protein: MLKPLGLAIATSTLIFSTFTFGSEPIFAQASEGSFNDAAITKLFEQQPSLSASVTFAGTPSNTFRQSIDNDALAFSAVENSTIDGRLVQATVEAFQQYRLVDIKAFITTPIEMCVLMNHEDVANDTAITMIASHPAALKQINAWKAGFQPKELEVPEGTAAAARQVAERELPVGTAAIGACVLDTVYTDLEVVEKGVQDNKNNKTSFLLMKVEPRGEAISETQARKELAAAIEMGKKLAKVSQ, translated from the coding sequence ATGTTAAAACCGCTAGGGCTCGCCATTGCCACCTCCACGCTTATATTTTCAACTTTCACATTTGGCAGTGAACCAATTTTTGCCCAGGCATCGGAAGGGAGCTTCAACGATGCTGCCATTACAAAGCTTTTTGAACAGCAACCATCACTGAGTGCCTCTGTAACGTTTGCGGGTACGCCAAGCAATACCTTCAGACAATCTATCGACAACGATGCTCTTGCTTTTAGTGCGGTCGAGAACAGCACTATTGATGGTCGCTTAGTGCAGGCCACAGTGGAAGCCTTTCAGCAATACCGATTGGTCGATATTAAGGCATTCATCACCACACCAATAGAAATGTGTGTCTTGATGAACCATGAGGATGTGGCTAATGATACGGCCATCACCATGATAGCCTCACATCCCGCAGCCCTGAAGCAGATTAACGCCTGGAAAGCGGGTTTCCAGCCGAAAGAACTGGAAGTCCCAGAAGGAACAGCCGCAGCAGCAAGGCAGGTTGCAGAGCGTGAACTACCAGTCGGAACGGCGGCTATCGGTGCTTGTGTGCTTGATACCGTCTATACCGATTTGGAAGTGGTTGAGAAAGGTGTTCAGGATAACAAAAACAACAAAACCTCATTTCTGCTGATGAAAGTTGAGCCGCGCGGTGAGGCTATCAGCGAAACACAGGCCAGAAAAGAGCTCGCAGCAGCGATTGAGATGGGTAAGAAGTTGGCGAAAGTCAGCCAGTAA
- a CDS encoding PA domain-containing protein, with protein sequence MVQWMSLYGLNHKWHYALDDHKVAKLAAIDLMPDYVENMYLWSQGHDSRFRSFVSTHATAPETVMTMENGQKLHTVAQGLAVGFDGKGTAEVVPVGEGGYSTDWNQFDLAGKIALFQNPYYITSYMVKSALDRGAIGVLFYRPGTNGRYKTAITGIPTKPVVGLSAEEGEVLFAEVQQGRNKVSWSGTSVDRTPYTYQLHHITEGHNKGGLIRVHDKDLYHISAAYHAQGEERPVFRDMMAQTNSTGEFYSTGSPQMLIAPVVRDEYYTATSKNTWTNVVMQGSRIQSDGAYFDGPRIMPAGGEEETTWLKGPKGASLNTSYYSVGSRDTNLISWNFAQFGDASGHDAIAGQNGNSAYGLWVNGESTYMTAGTLTVPVESAEVRLELRNYNRGVEDRSPIGDKLGSFYQGIFTFMTDQSMQGAQPILVPQIDVPADINNSHPAGEPAKVVLSGVMDNHDTVNLAEATLQYAYGQECLLSYVYAYSYCPVSNKLNESDWVDAEVAYEDGQWVATVPNNAEAGEFVHLRVLMSDEGTSSAQVTTLRAYQLK encoded by the coding sequence ATGGTTCAGTGGATGTCCCTGTATGGATTGAACCACAAGTGGCACTACGCACTGGATGACCACAAAGTAGCGAAGCTGGCTGCGATTGATTTAATGCCGGATTATGTCGAAAACATGTATCTGTGGTCACAAGGTCACGACAGCCGTTTCCGTTCATTTGTGTCTACTCATGCAACAGCGCCAGAAACTGTCATGACGATGGAAAATGGTCAGAAGTTACACACCGTAGCACAAGGTCTGGCCGTTGGTTTTGATGGTAAAGGCACGGCAGAAGTAGTACCTGTTGGTGAAGGTGGTTATTCTACAGACTGGAACCAGTTTGACTTGGCAGGCAAAATTGCTCTGTTCCAGAACCCTTACTACATAACGTCGTACATGGTGAAAAGTGCACTGGATCGCGGTGCAATTGGCGTGCTTTTCTATCGTCCGGGTACTAATGGTCGTTATAAAACAGCGATAACCGGTATTCCAACGAAACCTGTGGTTGGTTTAAGTGCTGAAGAAGGTGAAGTACTATTTGCTGAAGTTCAACAAGGTCGCAATAAGGTAAGCTGGTCGGGTACATCCGTTGATAGAACGCCTTATACTTATCAACTGCACCACATTACAGAGGGTCACAACAAAGGTGGCTTAATTCGCGTGCATGATAAGGACTTGTATCACATCAGTGCGGCGTATCACGCGCAAGGTGAAGAGCGCCCTGTGTTCCGTGACATGATGGCGCAAACTAACAGCACTGGTGAGTTTTATTCAACGGGTAGTCCACAAATGTTGATTGCACCGGTTGTACGTGACGAATACTACACAGCAACCAGTAAAAACACCTGGACTAACGTTGTTATGCAGGGTAGCCGTATTCAATCGGATGGTGCCTACTTTGACGGTCCGCGAATTATGCCTGCTGGCGGGGAAGAAGAAACAACCTGGCTGAAAGGACCAAAAGGTGCGAGCTTGAATACGAGTTACTACTCAGTAGGCAGCCGTGATACTAATTTGATCTCGTGGAACTTTGCACAGTTTGGTGATGCGTCTGGTCATGATGCGATTGCAGGTCAAAATGGCAACTCTGCTTATGGGTTGTGGGTGAACGGTGAGAGTACGTACATGACTGCAGGTACCTTAACCGTGCCAGTGGAAAGTGCAGAAGTACGTCTAGAGCTGCGAAATTATAACCGTGGTGTCGAGGATCGTTCACCGATTGGTGACAAGCTAGGTTCATTCTATCAGGGTATCTTTACCTTTATGACGGATCAAAGCATGCAAGGTGCACAGCCTATCCTGGTACCACAAATTGATGTCCCGGCGGATATCAACAACAGCCATCCTGCGGGTGAGCCAGCAAAAGTAGTTCTATCGGGTGTAATGGATAACCATGACACGGTTAACTTGGCAGAAGCGACTTTGCAATACGCTTATGGTCAGGAATGTCTATTGAGCTATGTGTATGCTTATTCATATTGTCCGGTGAGCAACAAACTGAATGAATCAGATTGGGTTGACGCAGAAGTGGCTTATGAAGATGGCCAGTGGGTTGCTACGGTACCAAATAACGCTGAAGCCGGTGAATTTGTTCACTTGCGTGTTCTGATGAGCGATGAAGGCACCAGCTCAGCGCAAGTAACAACTTTGCGTGCTTACCAGCTGAAGTAA
- a CDS encoding CLCA_X family protein: protein MQLTSFKYKTRKGPDYRHGDQVSFMDIKETFGIGSIRIGKWVNSEEKDLAANLIFDSLADLAYILALPPRAIGLRGNLNLAFGTGGSKGVQAHYAPNQRELALAKNAGAGALAHEFWHAFDHYIADKAFDIGDRSGPQQKILFASDCWLRSVNHFPHPLNERLLEVFDSTLLSGDGQDKHDYVSRSVIADKALGSNYFSQPTEMMARAFEAVVESCSGIENTYLVSGTTRSENFDLYPDLNHRQIINDALQAYFRPLGDALSR, encoded by the coding sequence TTGCAGTTAACAAGCTTTAAATACAAAACTCGCAAAGGTCCCGATTATCGTCACGGAGACCAGGTGTCTTTCATGGATATCAAAGAGACCTTTGGGATCGGTAGTATTCGTATCGGTAAATGGGTTAACTCTGAGGAAAAAGACCTCGCCGCGAATTTAATATTCGATTCTTTGGCAGACCTGGCTTATATATTGGCTTTACCGCCACGAGCAATCGGTCTGCGAGGAAACCTGAATCTGGCTTTTGGTACTGGCGGTAGTAAAGGCGTTCAGGCTCACTACGCACCTAATCAGCGAGAACTGGCATTGGCGAAAAATGCGGGAGCAGGTGCACTTGCTCACGAGTTTTGGCACGCTTTCGATCACTACATCGCTGACAAGGCATTTGATATTGGAGATCGTTCCGGTCCTCAGCAAAAAATTCTGTTCGCAAGTGATTGCTGGTTAAGAAGTGTGAACCATTTTCCACACCCTTTAAACGAAAGGTTACTTGAGGTTTTTGATTCGACTCTACTCAGTGGTGACGGTCAGGATAAACACGATTATGTCTCACGAAGTGTCATAGCAGATAAAGCATTAGGCTCGAATTATTTTTCACAGCCTACAGAGATGATGGCTCGAGCTTTTGAGGCAGTGGTGGAGTCGTGCTCCGGTATCGAAAACACGTATTTGGTCTCAGGTACCACAAGGTCTGAAAACTTCGATTTGTATCCAGATCTAAACCATCGACAAATCATAAATGATGCATTACAAGCATACTTTCGCCCCCTCGGTGACGCATTAAGTCGATAG